DNA from Polycladomyces zharkentensis:
TCGTTTCAAAAGGCTCCTTCCACATGATCGATCCGGGCTGGTTGGTTTCCATCCGTTAACAAGATGGAGATCACATCAAAACGAATGGGAAGATGGTGCCATCCACGAGCATGCACGTATTGCAAACCCAGTTTGCGTACTTGCTGTTGTTTGCGGGCATCTACTGACTCCAAGCCATAACCGAACCGTGTACTACGGGTGGTCCGTACTTCCACGATCACCAACTGGCTCCCACACCGGGCGATCACATCCAATTCACCCGTGCGGGTACGCCAGTTTGTCTCCACGATTTCCCATCCCTTCTCCCGCAAGTAAAGGCAAGCGATGACCTCCCCCGTCCTCCCGACCTGGTACCGGTCATCCGGTTTCCGTCTTCTTTTCATCGCTTCACCCCGTCGATCGGGTGGTTCGTTCCACTTGTTGCACCAGCTCGCGAATCGGCGCGAAACTGCGCCGATGCAACGGGCACGGTCCCCACTCGGCCAATGCGGCCAAATGTTCCGGCGTCGCATAGCCCATATGTTTCTCAAATCCGTATTGTGGATAACGTGCCGCTTGCTCGATCATCCACTGGTCCCGCACCGTCTTGGCGATCACCGAAGCGGCGGCGATAGAGTGGGAGAGTTGATCCCCCTTGATGATGGCATGTTGCGGAATCGGCAGTTCGGGAACTTCCACCGCATCGATCAGCAATTGATCGGGACGGACAGGCAAGTCGGCGACAGCCCGACGCATGGCCTCGTATGTAGCCTGCAAAATGTTGTATGTATCGATGAAATCCGTTTCCACGATCCCGATCCCGATGGCCACGGCATGACGTTCGATCCGTTTCCGCAATGTCGCCCGCTCTTCTGCCGACAGTTGCTTGGAATCGTTGAGACCGGTCGGATCAAAGTCTTCCGGCAAAATGACGGCAGCGGCCACCACCGGCCCGGCCAGTGGTCCCCGTCCCGCTTCGTCGATACCCGCGATCCGTTGGCATCCCTGTTCCCGAAACATCCGCTCAAACCGCCACATTTCCTCCAGGCGTGCCGCTTCCTTACGCTTCTGTTCCCGCTTGCGCAAATAGGAAGCCATCAGTTTTTGCACGCCGACACGCTCATCCTGTTTCAGTTGTGCCAAAAACGCCTCGGTGACCTCGCCACGCTCCAAACGCTTCTTAATGGACTGAATCGTTTCAGGGACTCTCATGCGCCGATGATTCACCTTCTTTCTGCCAATCGTCCGGGAGTTCCAGGGAGATGCGGCCGATGCGCCCGGAGCGAATCTCGTGGACCACCAGTTCCGCCGCTTTCTCCAAATCCACTTCTCCGCCCTTTCGCATACATCCCCGGCGTCGTCCCACTTCTTCCAACATCCTTGCACCTTCCTGCACCTCGCCCGACGCGATCCCGTAACGCTCCTTCAACAGATCCGGGTAGCGGTTCGCCATATATTGCAAAGCGAAAGCCGCAACCTCCTCCAGCGGCAGGATTTCCTCCCGGATCGCTCCGCTGGCGGCCAGTCGCAACCCCACCTGCTGATCCTCGAACTTGGGCCACAAAATTCCCGGTGTATCCAGCAACTCCAAGGCGTTGCCGATTCTGATCCACTGCTGCCCCTTCGTTACCCCCGGGCGATCGCCGGTTTGCGCCGCATTTCGTTTGGCCAACCGGTTGATCAATGTCGATTTGCCCACATTGGGGATGCCCAGGATCATGGCACGGATACGGCGGGTGCGGATGCCTTTGCGAGCCAATGCCGCAAATTTTTCCTCCAAAAGCGTCTCACACCGCTTGGGGATTTGTGCCACGCCTTTACCGGTCGTCGCATCCACCGGCAGTACATTCAGCCCCAATCGGTTGAATTGGCTCACCCACGCTTCTGTAGCCGCGGGATCAGCCAAGTCAGTCTTGGTCAAAAGCACCAGCCGCGGCTTTTTGCCGACCAACCGATCAATCAGGGGATTGCGGCTGGACATCGGCAGACGGGCGTCCAACAACTCCAACACCACATCCACCATTTTCATCTTTTCTTCGACCTGGCGTTTCGCCTTGGCCATATGACCGGGAAACCACTGGATCACCATTTGACCACACCTTTTCTACCACAACACGCGAAAATCGTTGAGCGGCCAGAAGACGATATCCGCCCTTCCCACGATCTTGTCCACCGATATCGGCCCCAATTCCCTGCTGTCGCTGCTGTTCGTGCGGTTGTCACCCATAACGAACACATGTCCCTTGGGGACTCTTTGGAATTTGATGTCTGACGTGCGCATCCCCTCTGCCAAGTACGGTTCGTCGATACTATGACCGTTGACCCGCACGATGTTGTTCTGGGCTTCGATGGTGTCGTTTTCCACTGCGATGACCCGCTTGATGTAATCTTTTTGACCGGGGGCTTCAAATACGACGACTTCCCCACGTTTGGGCATACGGTACTGGTAGACAACTTTGTTGACCAACACGAAATCACCGTCATGCAACGTGTTCATCATGGATGGGCCGGATACGTTGAACGGTTCGAAAATAAAATAGCGGATAATCAGCGCCAGGACCACCGCGATGACCAACGCCTGCAACCATTCCCATGCTTCATTTTTTCCGCGCCTTTTGTGCCTGGCGGATCGTGAGGGTAACTGGTTCATGAAGCTCCTCCTGCCTTACGATCACAAACGAAATCGGAACTCGTGCAGAGTGACGGGCGACTCGGAACTAATGAATTTTCAGATATATGCGGGAAAAGGGCTTGAGATGCCAAGCCCTTACGCAACCATTTGATCAGGAATGGATTTCTTTGATTCGTGCTGCTTTCCCGCGGAGCTTCCGGAGATAGAACAGCTTCGCGCGACGCACTTTCCCGCGCCGAACCACTTCGATTTTCTCAATTCGCGGAGAATGCAGCGGGAAGGTCCGTTCCACTCCTACGCCATAGGACACTTTGCGGACGGTGAAGGTCTCGGAGATTCCGCCGCCGCGGCGTTGAATCACCACGCCTTCGAATACCTGTACCCGCTCCCGTTGCCCCTCGATCACTTTGACGTGCACACGCAACGTGTCACCGGGGCGGAATTCCGGGATGTCCTGCCGTTTTTGACTTTCGGTCACTTTTTGAATCAACGGATGCATCGTTTTCACTCCTTTCCTTTCCCACTTCAACCCGTATCTCAAGTGATCCCTGATTGCCGCACGAAAAGGGAAGACACGGGAAATATTGTACCACAATGGGGAGCGGATGCACAAACCGACGGCTCACTCACCGGAACCTTCCTCCAGCTTTCGCAGAAACGCCCGGTCTTCCTCGGTCAGTCGGGCGGTCCGGAGCAGATCCGGCCTGCGCTCCCACGTACGTCTGAGCGCTTCCTGCCGGCGCCAGCGTTCAATATTTTGGTGATGTCCAGACAACAGCACGTCCGGAACTTTCCACCCGCGAAAATCCGCAGGACGAGTGTACTGCGGATATTCAAGCAATCCGGTCGAGAACGAATCATCTTTGGCTGACGATTCGTTGCCCAAAACACCCGGCAACAGTCGGATCACGCTGTCCATTACCACCATGGCCGGCAACTCGCCGCCGGTCAGTACGAAATCGCCGATCGAGATTTCATCCGTCGCCAGGTGTTGGCGAATGCGCTCGTCATAGCCTTCGTAATGGCCGCAGATCAAGATCAGACGTCGGTGCTCAGCCAATGCCTCCGCCTTTTTCTGGGAGAAACGATCCCCTTGCGGTGTCATCAGGATGATCGGCGTGTGCTCGGGTTCGTCCTGCAACAGATGTTCCACCGCTCGAAACAAAGGTTCCGGTTTCAGCACCATCCCGCCCCCGCCGCCGTACGGCGTATCGTCCACGGTGCGGTGTTTGTCCGTGCTGAATTCACGGAAATTCACCAGTGAGGTGGATACGATCCCTTTTTCATGAGCTTTTTTGACGATACTCGACGACAGGAACCCGGTAAACATCTCCGGAAACAAGGTCAGTACGTCGAAATGCATACGAACCACGTCACGCCAGTCCTTCCATCCACTGAATCACCACTTGTTTCGATTCGGGATCCACTTCCTTCACCACATCATCAATATACGGGATCAGGATATCCTTGCCCCCGTCCGACGGTGCCACCACCCACACGTCGTTGGCGGGCAACTGAAGAATTTCTCGCACCGTGCCGATGTTTCGTCCTTCCGTGGTCACCACTCGGCAACCAATGATTTCATGGAAATAAAATTCCCCTTCCTCCAGATCCACGGCATCAGTGCGTTCCACCACCAGTTTTCCGCCTTTGTACGGTTCCGCCTGATTGATGTTGTCCCATTCCCGGAACTTGACGATCACCACGCGCTTGTGGGGACGGCTTTTTTCAACGGTGAGGGGAAGTGGTTCCTTCAGGTCGGGATGAGTGAGCAACAACCGACTTCCCCGCGCGAATCTCACTTCCGGGAAATCGGTATGGGGATAGACGCGCACTTCCCCGCGAATACCGTGTGTCGTCACCACTTGGCCGACCAGCAAATGTTCTTGTTCGTTCATGGATCGGGTTCCTCCCTGCGGAGTCTCAGACGATCTCAACAACGACGCGTTTGTCCGCTTTCACTGCGGCCGAACCGACCACCGTGCGCAACGCTTTGGCCACCCGCCCCTGCTTGCCGATCACTTTTCCCATATCGTCAGGCGCGACGGAGAGTTGGTACACGATCGTGTTTTCCTTTTCCTGCGCCGTTACCCGCACTTGGTCCGGGTGGTCCACCAACGCTTTGGCGATCAGCTCGATCAGCTCTTTCACTTCCATTCCCCCTTGGTTACACGAAAACGGGGCGCTTACTTGCCGTATTTGGCTTCGTGCACTTTTTTCAGGATACCCACTTTGCGGAACAGATTGTTCACCGTATCCGTCGGTTGGGCGCCGTTGGACAGCCATTTCAGGGCTTTTTCCTCATTGATCTTGATTTGTGCCGGCTCGGTCAGCGGGTTGTAGTACCCGATTTCTTCGATGAAACGACCGTCGCGCGGGGAACGGGAATCGGCCACCACCACGCGATAGAACGGCGCTTTTTTGGCACCCATCCGTTTCAGGCGAATTTTCACTGCCATTCGTGTTCACCTCCTTTTACAGGGTCAACTGAATCCTCACTGCGGCATGAAAGGAAAACGGAATCCGCCGCGTTTCTTTTTCTTGCCGCCTTTGGTCATGGCGGTGAACTGCTTCATCATCTTTTTCATATCCTCGAACTGTTTGATCAACCGGTTGACGTCCTGTACGCTCGTCCCGCTTCCCAGTGCGATCCGGCGGCGCCGGCTGGCATTGAGGATTTCGGGACGCCGTTTTTCTTCGGGCGTCATCGAGCGGATGATCGCTTCGACCCGGGCCAGCTGCTTTTCGTCAATCTGCAGGTTTTTCATCCCCTTGAGCTGACCCATGCCGGGAATCATCCCCAACAATTCGTCGAGCGGTCCCATTTTGCGTACCTGCTGCAGTTGTTCCAGAAAATCGTCGAAGGTAAACTGCTGGGTACGCATTTTCCGCTCCAGTTCTTTGGCCCGTTCCTGATCGACCGCAGCTTGCGCTTTTTCGATCAGGGTCAGCACGTCACCCATGCCCAGGATTCGGGAAGCCATCCGTTCGGGATGGAACGGTTCGAGCGAGTCCAACTTTTCGCCCATCCCGACGAATTTGATGGGACAGTCGGTAACGGCTTTGACCGACAGAGCGGCACCGCCGCGGGTATCCCCGTCCAACTTGGTCAGCACGACACCGGTCAATCCCAATTCGCGGTGGAAGTTTTCCGCCACGTTCACCGCATCCTGGCCGGTCATCGCGTCAACGACCAACAAAATTTCATGAGGCTGAACCTCTTCGCGGATTTCCCGAAGTTCTGCCATCATCGCCTCGTCGACGTGCAACCGACCGGCAGTGTCAATCAGGACGACGTCACAACCTTCCTCCTTGGCCCGGGCGACTCCTTCCGCAGCGATCCGAACGGGACTTTCCTTGTCCCCCATCGAAAACACCGGAACGCCCACCTGTTCCCCCAGCACTTGCAGCTGGCGTATGGCCGCCGGCCGGTAGACGTCGCCCGCCACCAACAACGGCTTGCGGTTCTGCTTTTTCAGCAGGCGCGCCAATTTGCCGGTCGTGGTCGTTTTCCCGGCCCCCTGCAAACCGACCATCATGATCACGGTCGGCGGGCGCTGTGCAAAGGTGAGTTTGCTTTGCTCCCCGCCCATCAGCCGGGTCAGCTCTTCGTTCACCACTTTGATGACCTGCTGGCCGGGTGTGAGGCTTTTGAGCACTTCTTGCCCGACGGCGCGCTCCCGAACCCGGTCGATAAACTCTTTGACCACTTTGAAGTTGACGTCAGCTTCCAACAGGGCAAGGCGCACTTCGCGCATCGCCGCCTTCACGTCGGCTTCCGTCACTTTGCCTTTGCCGCGCAATTTTTGCAGGGCGGCCTGCAGTCGTTCGGACAATCCTTCAAATGCCATTGTGCCGCCTCCCGCACAGGCTTTTTTCGAAGACCCTAATCCAGATCCAACAGCGCATCCAAAAGCGGCTCGATCTGCGCTTTCCCTTCGGGATGCACTTCCAGCCGCTTCCGTATCTCATCCGCGATGGCAACCCTGCGGTTGTGTTTCTCCAACAATTGCAATCGCTGTTCCAGCTCTTCCAGCGCGGTCTGCGCCCGTTTGATCGCTTCAAACACGGCTTGACGGGAAATGCCGTGGTGTTCGGCGATTTCCCCCAGAGACCAATCTTCATGATAATACAGTTCCAACATGGCTCGTTGCTTCTCCGTCAACAACGGACCGTAAAAGTCGTACAACCAATTGATCCGGTTGGTTTTCTCCAACATCCGGAGTCACCTCGCAACAAGCCCGTCAAGGATATGCCCTTTACAGAGTAACACTGTATCACGTCCTGTGTCCGGTGTCAAGGTTTTCTCCTTGATATCCTTCATTCCGCCTCTTCCATCAGCCGCGACTGGCCAAACAGACCATGGACGAACTGCTCTGCGTCAAACTCCTGCAAATCCTCCACTTTCTCGCCCAATCCGACCCATTTGACCGGCAAATCCAGCTCGTTTCGGATGGCGATGACGATACCGCCCTTGGCCGTGCCGTCCAGCTTGGTCAACACGATCCCGCTGACATGGACAGCTTGGCTGAACGTTTTGGCTTGTTGCAACGCATTTTGTCCGGTCGTGGCATCCAGCACCAGCAACACCTCGTGCGGTGCGCCCGGCACTTCCCGCTGAACCACCCGATACACCTTTTTCAACTCTTCCATCAGGTTCACCTTGCTGTGCAGACGTCCGGCCGTATCGCACAACAGGACGTCCGCACCGCGGGATTTGGCTGCCTGGATGCCGTCGTACACCACGGCGGCGGGATCGGCACCCGCTTGGTGTTTGATGACATCCACCCCGACGCGTTCCCCCCAGGTTTCCAACTGCTCAATCGCACCGGCCCGGAACGTGTCTCCCGCAGCCAACACCACTTTTTTGCCTCGGGATTTCAGTTTGTGTGCCATTTTGCCAATGGTGGTCGTTTTGCCGACACCGTTGACCCCGACAAAGAGGATGACGGTCAACCCTTCGTCGTTCATGGCAAGGGACGGCGTTCCGCCATCGCCTTGCATCATTTCCAGAAGAATCTCTGACATCAAGGGTTGCAGCTCAGCCGGATCTTGGATTTTGCGTTCTTTTACCTCTTGGCGCAGACGGTCGACCAGCTCCATCGTCGTCGAGACGCCCACATCGGCACTGATCAAGATTTCCTCCAATTCTTCGAACAACTCTTCATCAATCTTGTTGCGCCGCAGGATCAAATCTTCCATCGCTCCAACCAGCGACGAGCTGGTCTTGCTCAGGCCGGAGACGAATTTTTGCGTCACCGACTCCGTCGTTTTGGACACCTTTTCCCTCAGTTTCCTGAAAAAACTCATCGTCTTTCCCTCCTTACGCGTGGGTGGCAGCCACCTCCACCTGCTCTTCGAAGTCCTCCAGCTTGACAGACACCAATTTGGATACCCCGGATTCCTCCATCGTGATGCCGTAGAGGACATCGGCCCCTTCCATCGTCAATTTCCGGTGGGTGATGACGATGAACTGGGTGTTTTGGGAAAACTCCCGCAAATAGCGGGCAAAGCGGGCCACGTTGGCATCATCCAGCGCTGCGTCCACCTCATCCAACACGCAAAACGGTACCGGTTTCACGCGAATCACGGCAAACAGCAGCGCGATGGCGGTCAATGCCCGTTCCCCGCCGGAGAGCAAGCCCAGGTTTTGCAGCTTTTTGCCCGGAGGCTGGGCCATGATCTCGATGCCGGTCTCCAGCAGGTTGTCCGGATCGGTCAGGTGAAGATCCGCCCGCCCGCCCCCAAACATTTTAACAAATACGTCCCGGAATTCGGTACGGATCGCTTCAAAACTTTCCAGGAACCGGCGGGACATCTCCGACTCGATGTTGCGGATGACTTCGTAGAGCGTGTTTTTCGCTTCAATCAGGTCATTTTGCTGCTGCTCCAGAAATTCGAGGCGTTCCGTCAGCCGTTTGTGCTCTTCGATCGCCCCGAGATTCACCTCACCCAAGGAGGCGATTTTTTGTTTGAGCGATCGCACCTCCCGCTCCGCTTGGGCCGGATCTTCCGGAACGGGGAACCGTTCGCGGGCCAGTTCAAAGCTCATCTCGTATTCTTCCGCCAATTTCTCCAGCAAGTGATTCAATTCCACGTCCATCCGGTTGACCTTGATTTCCTGTTGCCGGAGCTGATCCTCCTGTTTGCGCAGGGATTGTTGCACATCCCGCAGCTCCTGCTCCAGTTCCTCCCTTTGACGGTACCATTCGTCCCGTTTTTTGCGGGCTTCATCCAACCGGGCTTGCGTCTCGGATTTGACCGTGCGCAGTTCACCGCTTGACGCTTCCAGCTGTTCCGCTTCGCTCCGGTTGCGTTCCAACTCCGCCTCCAGTTCTTCCTGCTGTTCCATCGACGATCGAAGTTGTTCATCCAACCGTACCAACTCTTCCCGAACACGCGCCCCGTTGGTCTTCAGGTGTTCCCTTTCCTGGGTCAATCGGGCCACATTCACTTTCCATTCCGTGATCATCCGACCTACTTCGTCTTTTTCCGTTGCTTCCCGACGGACTTCCGCCTCCAACCCTGCGATGGCGGATTGGCATTTCTCCGCTTCCTGCCGAAGTACGGCAAGCCGATCGGCTTGTTCCGTTTGCATCCGACCGATTTCGACCAATTCCGCATCCGTTTTTTCCCGCTCTTCGCGTACCACACGCAATCGCTCGGCGACCGACCGGTGTTCCACTGCTTTTTCCCGTTCGGATGCGTGCAGTTCCTGTTTGCGGGCGCGGTGTTCCTCCCCTTGGCGGCGCAATTGTTCCAACATTTGCTCCCAAGCCTGTTGACGATCCGTCAATGCGTCCACCCGTTCCCGGATGTCGCGCCATTCACGTTCCGCTTCCCTCAGACGGGTTTCCAATTCTTCCAACTGACGGGTGCGTCCCAACAAGTTGACCTTGGATTTTTGCCGGCTGCCACCGGTCATCGACCCACCCGGGTTGACAACGTCGCCGTCCAATGTGACCACCCGGTAACGGTAGCCCAATTGACGAGCGATCGCATTGGCCTTCTCCAGGGTCCGGGTGACCACCACTTGTCCCAACAGATTTTCCACAACCGAACGGTATCGATCATCCGTTTTGACGAGATCGGCCGCGATCCCGACAAATCCGTCCACATTGCGCAAACGGTCTGCCTCATGGGCGGGGAAACGGCGCGGTTGGATGACGTTCATCGGGAGGAACGTGGCGCGCCCCAAACTGTTTTCCTTCAGGAAGCGAATCCCCTTGCGGCCATCCTCTTCCGTGTCGACGACCAAATGCTGCAGGGCGCCGCCCAGTGCCGTTTCCATCGCGGCTTCATATTCCGCGGGTACCTGAATCAA
Protein-coding regions in this window:
- a CDS encoding KH domain-containing protein is translated as MKELIELIAKALVDHPDQVRVTAQEKENTIVYQLSVAPDDMGKVIGKQGRVAKALRTVVGSAAVKADKRVVVEIV
- a CDS encoding ribonuclease HII — protein: MRVPETIQSIKKRLERGEVTEAFLAQLKQDERVGVQKLMASYLRKREQKRKEAARLEEMWRFERMFREQGCQRIAGIDEAGRGPLAGPVVAAAVILPEDFDPTGLNDSKQLSAEERATLRKRIERHAVAIGIGIVETDFIDTYNILQATYEAMRRAVADLPVRPDQLLIDAVEVPELPIPQHAIIKGDQLSHSIAAASVIAKTVRDQWMIEQAARYPQYGFEKHMGYATPEHLAALAEWGPCPLHRRSFAPIRELVQQVERTTRSTG
- the rplS gene encoding 50S ribosomal protein L19, which translates into the protein MHPLIQKVTESQKRQDIPEFRPGDTLRVHVKVIEGQRERVQVFEGVVIQRRGGGISETFTVRKVSYGVGVERTFPLHSPRIEKIEVVRRGKVRRAKLFYLRKLRGKAARIKEIHS
- the lepB gene encoding signal peptidase I — translated: MNQLPSRSARHKRRGKNEAWEWLQALVIAVVLALIIRYFIFEPFNVSGPSMMNTLHDGDFVLVNKVVYQYRMPKRGEVVVFEAPGQKDYIKRVIAVENDTIEAQNNIVRVNGHSIDEPYLAEGMRTSDIKFQRVPKGHVFVMGDNRTNSSDSRELGPISVDKIVGRADIVFWPLNDFRVLW
- the rpsP gene encoding 30S ribosomal protein S16, whose translation is MAVKIRLKRMGAKKAPFYRVVVADSRSPRDGRFIEEIGYYNPLTEPAQIKINEEKALKWLSNGAQPTDTVNNLFRKVGILKKVHEAKYGK
- the rimM gene encoding ribosome maturation factor RimM (Essential for efficient processing of 16S rRNA), encoding MNEQEHLLVGQVVTTHGIRGEVRVYPHTDFPEVRFARGSRLLLTHPDLKEPLPLTVEKSRPHKRVVIVKFREWDNINQAEPYKGGKLVVERTDAVDLEEGEFYFHEIIGCRVVTTEGRNIGTVREILQLPANDVWVVAPSDGGKDILIPYIDDVVKEVDPESKQVVIQWMEGLA
- the ffh gene encoding signal recognition particle protein produces the protein MAFEGLSERLQAALQKLRGKGKVTEADVKAAMREVRLALLEADVNFKVVKEFIDRVRERAVGQEVLKSLTPGQQVIKVVNEELTRLMGGEQSKLTFAQRPPTVIMMVGLQGAGKTTTTGKLARLLKKQNRKPLLVAGDVYRPAAIRQLQVLGEQVGVPVFSMGDKESPVRIAAEGVARAKEEGCDVVLIDTAGRLHVDEAMMAELREIREEVQPHEILLVVDAMTGQDAVNVAENFHRELGLTGVVLTKLDGDTRGGAALSVKAVTDCPIKFVGMGEKLDSLEPFHPERMASRILGMGDVLTLIEKAQAAVDQERAKELERKMRTQQFTFDDFLEQLQQVRKMGPLDELLGMIPGMGQLKGMKNLQIDEKQLARVEAIIRSMTPEEKRRPEILNASRRRRIALGSGTSVQDVNRLIKQFEDMKKMMKQFTAMTKGGKKKKRGGFRFPFMPQ
- the ftsY gene encoding signal recognition particle-docking protein FtsY, translated to MSFFRKLREKVSKTTESVTQKFVSGLSKTSSSLVGAMEDLILRRNKIDEELFEELEEILISADVGVSTTMELVDRLRQEVKERKIQDPAELQPLMSEILLEMMQGDGGTPSLAMNDEGLTVILFVGVNGVGKTTTIGKMAHKLKSRGKKVVLAAGDTFRAGAIEQLETWGERVGVDVIKHQAGADPAAVVYDGIQAAKSRGADVLLCDTAGRLHSKVNLMEELKKVYRVVQREVPGAPHEVLLVLDATTGQNALQQAKTFSQAVHVSGIVLTKLDGTAKGGIVIAIRNELDLPVKWVGLGEKVEDLQEFDAEQFVHGLFGQSRLMEEAE
- a CDS encoding YraN family protein, with product MKRRRKPDDRYQVGRTGEVIACLYLREKGWEIVETNWRTRTGELDVIARCGSQLVIVEVRTTRSTRFGYGLESVDARKQQQVRKLGLQYVHARGWHHLPIRFDVISILLTDGNQPARIDHVEGAF
- the smc gene encoding chromosome segregation protein SMC → MHLKRLEMMGFKSFADKTELEFVPGITAVVGPNGSGKSNVTDGIRWVLGEQSAKSLRGSKMEDVIFAGSDSRKPVGFCEVSITFDNADKKLNLDYSEVTVTRRVYRSGESEYLLNRQPCRLKDITELFMDTGIGKEAYSMIGQGRIDDILSTKSEDRRAIFEEAAGIVKYKSRKKEAEKKLDATEQNLARLNDLVLELKDQVAPLAEQAEKATQYKEWRAQLEQKEIGLYVHKIETLHQAWQEATKQVESFSAGQVDLAAEVSQREAKLESLRWEISRHEQEMEALQTRLLQVSEELEKAEGRREVLLERIRNQEAAYAQTVARIGELQSAMARLREEQSVNDERLREKETELAEAEARLREAEARLAATGDDRAVELERLRDRYRELTNEITALQSEERHLTDRREQTERRLEELAEQEQQLAATERSLAERMEQLRRETAEVEQMLETAADQYRRTLEEKKAGEAELAEMVKRLRQAEQQVDALRSRHEIVKEMEAEHAGFFQGVKELLKARDRGHAALKGIHGAVAQLIQVPAEYEAAMETALGGALQHLVVDTEEDGRKGIRFLKENSLGRATFLPMNVIQPRRFPAHEADRLRNVDGFVGIAADLVKTDDRYRSVVENLLGQVVVTRTLEKANAIARQLGYRYRVVTLDGDVVNPGGSMTGGSRQKSKVNLLGRTRQLEELETRLREAEREWRDIRERVDALTDRQQAWEQMLEQLRRQGEEHRARKQELHASEREKAVEHRSVAERLRVVREEREKTDAELVEIGRMQTEQADRLAVLRQEAEKCQSAIAGLEAEVRREATEKDEVGRMITEWKVNVARLTQEREHLKTNGARVREELVRLDEQLRSSMEQQEELEAELERNRSEAEQLEASSGELRTVKSETQARLDEARKKRDEWYRQREELEQELRDVQQSLRKQEDQLRQQEIKVNRMDVELNHLLEKLAEEYEMSFELARERFPVPEDPAQAEREVRSLKQKIASLGEVNLGAIEEHKRLTERLEFLEQQQNDLIEAKNTLYEVIRNIESEMSRRFLESFEAIRTEFRDVFVKMFGGGRADLHLTDPDNLLETGIEIMAQPPGKKLQNLGLLSGGERALTAIALLFAVIRVKPVPFCVLDEVDAALDDANVARFARYLREFSQNTQFIVITHRKLTMEGADVLYGITMEESGVSKLVSVKLEDFEEQVEVAATHA
- the ylqF gene encoding ribosome biogenesis GTPase YlqF; translated protein: MVIQWFPGHMAKAKRQVEEKMKMVDVVLELLDARLPMSSRNPLIDRLVGKKPRLVLLTKTDLADPAATEAWVSQFNRLGLNVLPVDATTGKGVAQIPKRCETLLEEKFAALARKGIRTRRIRAMILGIPNVGKSTLINRLAKRNAAQTGDRPGVTKGQQWIRIGNALELLDTPGILWPKFEDQQVGLRLAASGAIREEILPLEEVAAFALQYMANRYPDLLKERYGIASGEVQEGARMLEEVGRRRGCMRKGGEVDLEKAAELVVHEIRSGRIGRISLELPDDWQKEGESSAHESP
- the ylxM gene encoding YlxM family DNA-binding protein, translated to MLEKTNRINWLYDFYGPLLTEKQRAMLELYYHEDWSLGEIAEHHGISRQAVFEAIKRAQTALEELEQRLQLLEKHNRRVAIADEIRKRLEVHPEGKAQIEPLLDALLDLD
- the trmD gene encoding tRNA (guanosine(37)-N1)-methyltransferase TrmD — protein: MHFDVLTLFPEMFTGFLSSSIVKKAHEKGIVSTSLVNFREFSTDKHRTVDDTPYGGGGGMVLKPEPLFRAVEHLLQDEPEHTPIILMTPQGDRFSQKKAEALAEHRRLILICGHYEGYDERIRQHLATDEISIGDFVLTGGELPAMVVMDSVIRLLPGVLGNESSAKDDSFSTGLLEYPQYTRPADFRGWKVPDVLLSGHHQNIERWRRQEALRRTWERRPDLLRTARLTEEDRAFLRKLEEGSGE